One window from the genome of Gimesia aquarii encodes:
- a CDS encoding outer membrane protein assembly factor BamB family protein: MAAIKIRSLFSAFTCVAALISTAMVASAEEPYWNQFRGPHADGTSKATGLPVKWSEKENIVWKTPIHGRAWSSPVVWKDQVWVTTATKDGKELGVVCVDLNSGKILHDKKIFDVEKPQYIDPSNSHASSTPVIEEGRIYVHYGAYGTACLDTQTGDVLWSRRDYPCNHWRGAGSSPIIYKNLLILQFDGYDYQYVVALDKKTGKEVWKKDRDIDYKTKNGDFKKAFATPRVIEHEGRVQLISPAAKATLSYNPLTGDEYWKFYYPQHSAANRPLYDGEKIYIGTGFGKAHLYAVSPSGKGDVTESHVKWIEQKGIPSKPSQLLIDGMLFMVDDKGIASCLDAKTGKLIWKERMARSAFSASPIYADGKIYMADKTGLTRVIKPAKKYEELAANKLDDGCIASLAVAGKSIILRTENNLYRIENKKP, encoded by the coding sequence ATGGCTGCGATAAAAATACGATCTCTGTTTTCCGCTTTCACCTGCGTTGCCGCCTTGATTTCAACAGCCATGGTTGCCTCTGCCGAAGAACCATACTGGAATCAGTTTCGCGGGCCTCACGCAGATGGGACTTCGAAGGCGACTGGACTACCTGTGAAGTGGAGTGAGAAAGAAAATATCGTCTGGAAAACACCCATTCATGGTCGCGCCTGGTCCTCTCCTGTCGTCTGGAAAGATCAAGTCTGGGTCACTACAGCGACCAAAGATGGTAAAGAATTGGGCGTTGTCTGCGTTGACTTGAATAGCGGTAAGATTCTGCACGACAAAAAAATCTTTGATGTCGAGAAGCCACAATACATTGACCCCAGCAATTCACATGCTTCAAGCACACCAGTGATTGAAGAGGGTCGGATCTATGTGCATTACGGTGCTTATGGAACCGCGTGTCTGGATACCCAAACGGGAGATGTTCTCTGGTCGCGTCGGGATTATCCCTGCAATCACTGGCGGGGTGCGGGATCGTCTCCGATCATTTACAAGAATCTGCTTATCTTGCAATTTGATGGTTATGACTATCAGTATGTCGTTGCACTCGACAAGAAAACGGGCAAGGAAGTCTGGAAAAAAGATCGCGACATCGATTACAAAACCAAGAACGGCGACTTCAAAAAAGCGTTCGCGACACCTCGGGTTATTGAGCATGAAGGGCGCGTGCAGTTAATCAGTCCGGCGGCGAAAGCAACACTCTCTTACAACCCGCTCACGGGAGACGAGTATTGGAAGTTTTATTACCCGCAACACTCGGCTGCGAATCGTCCGTTGTATGATGGCGAAAAAATTTACATCGGTACCGGGTTTGGTAAAGCGCATTTATACGCTGTCAGTCCGAGTGGTAAAGGCGATGTGACCGAATCGCATGTGAAATGGATCGAGCAAAAAGGAATCCCTTCAAAACCTTCTCAGCTCTTAATCGACGGGATGCTGTTTATGGTGGATGACAAAGGAATCGCTTCTTGTCTGGATGCGAAGACCGGAAAACTGATCTGGAAAGAACGGATGGCACGGAGTGCCTTTTCGGCTTCACCCATTTATGCCGATGGTAAAATTTATATGGCCGACAAGACAGGCTTAACACGCGTCATTAAACCTGCGAAGAAGTATGAAGAACTGGCAGCGAACAAATTGGATGACGGCTGCATTGCTTCACTGGCAGTGGCCGGTAAGTCGATCATTCTACGAACGGAGAACAACTTGTATCGGATTGAAAATAAAAAACCGTAG
- a CDS encoding nuclear transport factor 2 family protein, with the protein MTELEIWIEKQKIHELCARYTLTIDRHDIEGWTDCFTEDASFGFGDVALRGRDKIAAYGQVHKELGSRHLNTSLLFEIDSSGQRATGQSTTVVIFATRQGYKLAFLGRYDDEVLKVDGRWLFSRRWVAADPLPEDPELDLLGTDPELAPLFQQLLDVFQRLGDPA; encoded by the coding sequence ATGACTGAATTGGAGATCTGGATCGAGAAACAGAAGATTCACGAGCTATGTGCGCGTTACACGCTTACTATAGATCGCCACGACATCGAAGGTTGGACCGACTGTTTCACCGAAGACGCATCGTTCGGATTCGGTGACGTCGCCTTGCGCGGTCGAGACAAGATTGCAGCATATGGCCAAGTTCACAAAGAGCTAGGATCGCGGCATCTCAATACATCGTTGCTGTTCGAAATCGATTCAAGTGGGCAGCGCGCCACAGGACAATCGACTACCGTGGTCATCTTTGCGACGAGGCAGGGCTACAAACTCGCCTTTCTGGGGCGCTATGACGACGAGGTTCTCAAAGTCGACGGACGTTGGCTGTTCTCGCGCCGCTGGGTTGCCGCAGACCCGCTTCCGGAAGATCCTGAGTTGGATCTGCTTGGTACGGACCCAGAGTTGGCGCCCCTGTTTCAGCAATTGCTGGATGTGTTCCAGAGGCTGGGAGATCCCGCATAG
- a CDS encoding phytoene desaturase family protein — MPKDFLKDAKDEYDVIVIGSGLAGMTSANILARQGYSVLLLEHHYQLGGMATWFKRQNGHIFDISLHGFPYGMLKSCRKYWTQEIADSIVPLRGVRFENPQFSLETTFTREDFTRLLIEKFGIESETVKNFFDTARKMNFFDDQGKTTRELFEEFFPGRDDVVRLLMEPISYANGSTLEDPAITYGIVFSNFMQKGVYTFRGGTDRLVKLIKAEMEHNGVDVRIRTQVEKIEVTPDRRVTGVVVNGRRIGCKAIMSNSNIKGTILNLVGEEHFDQEFVEEAKAVRLNNSSTQVYIALKPGDELDFCGDLLFHSEHNGFDIKAMLSKDVSSRTFSFYYPETRPGSDRSLIVSSTNANFRDWADLPEEQYETDKTHLIETTLDCLEQYVPNIRDRVDHLEASTPRTFQRYTQHLQGASFGTKFEGLKISKELPEQIEGLYHAGSVGIIMSGWLGAVNYGVIVSNDVDKFLTPAAARI; from the coding sequence ATGCCCAAAGATTTTTTGAAAGACGCAAAAGACGAATATGATGTCATTGTCATCGGCAGTGGTTTGGCGGGAATGACGTCTGCCAACATTCTGGCTCGACAAGGATATTCCGTACTACTCTTGGAGCATCATTACCAACTCGGTGGGATGGCGACCTGGTTCAAACGCCAGAACGGTCATATTTTTGATATCTCCCTGCACGGTTTCCCCTATGGAATGCTCAAGAGTTGCCGTAAATATTGGACTCAAGAAATCGCTGATTCGATCGTTCCCTTGAGAGGGGTTCGGTTTGAAAACCCGCAGTTTTCTTTGGAGACTACTTTTACTCGCGAAGACTTTACGCGATTGCTAATCGAAAAATTCGGCATCGAATCGGAAACAGTCAAAAACTTTTTTGATACAGCCCGTAAGATGAACTTCTTTGATGACCAGGGCAAAACCACTCGCGAACTATTCGAGGAATTCTTCCCCGGTCGAGACGACGTTGTGCGGCTGCTGATGGAACCCATTTCCTACGCCAACGGATCGACACTGGAAGACCCCGCCATTACCTATGGAATTGTCTTTTCCAATTTCATGCAGAAAGGTGTTTACACCTTTCGTGGTGGGACTGATCGACTTGTTAAGCTGATTAAAGCCGAAATGGAACACAACGGTGTCGACGTGCGAATTCGGACTCAGGTCGAGAAAATCGAAGTTACGCCCGATCGCAGAGTGACCGGTGTTGTCGTTAACGGACGGCGTATTGGTTGTAAAGCCATCATGTCGAACTCCAATATCAAAGGTACGATTCTGAATCTCGTCGGAGAAGAACACTTCGATCAGGAATTCGTTGAGGAAGCCAAAGCCGTTCGGCTCAATAACAGCAGCACTCAGGTTTACATCGCTTTGAAACCGGGAGATGAACTTGATTTCTGCGGCGATCTTCTCTTCCATTCAGAACACAATGGTTTTGATATCAAAGCCATGCTCAGTAAAGATGTCAGCAGCCGGACATTCTCGTTCTATTATCCGGAGACACGGCCTGGAAGCGATCGTTCTCTTATCGTCTCTTCCACCAACGCCAATTTCCGAGATTGGGCCGACCTGCCTGAAGAGCAGTACGAAACCGATAAAACACATCTGATTGAAACCACTCTCGATTGCCTGGAACAATACGTGCCCAACATTCGGGATCGTGTGGATCATCTCGAAGCATCTACCCCGCGCACCTTCCAACGTTATACGCAGCATCTACAAGGTGCTTCCTTCGGCACCAAGTTCGAAGGGCTGAAAATCAGCAAAGAACTACCCGAGCAAATTGAAGGCTTGTATCACGCCGGGTCCGTTGGCATTATCATGTCGGGGTGGTTGGGAGCAGTCAATTACGGCGTGATCGTCAGCAATGATGTTGATAAATTTTTGACGCCTGCGGCCGCTCGTATCTGA
- a CDS encoding FxsA family protein produces MLLRLFLLFTIIPLAELWLLLWFSSLTSPTVTFGLVVLTGILGAWLARKQGSQAWKKIQQNMVQGQPPTEVLLDGLMILIAGAFLITPGIMTDLVGFSLLIPAFRELLKVRVGEWVKQRAMMQVQAQSSFQSGSGGFQDFTQPSPSVKEEDIIDVEFVRKESSESD; encoded by the coding sequence GTGCTGTTACGGCTGTTTCTTTTATTCACGATCATTCCTTTGGCAGAACTCTGGCTGCTGTTGTGGTTCAGTTCGCTGACCAGTCCTACCGTTACGTTTGGATTGGTTGTCTTGACGGGAATCCTGGGTGCCTGGCTGGCGCGGAAGCAGGGTTCGCAGGCGTGGAAAAAAATCCAACAGAATATGGTACAAGGACAACCTCCAACGGAAGTGCTGCTGGACGGGTTGATGATTTTGATCGCGGGTGCGTTTTTAATCACTCCTGGTATCATGACCGATCTGGTGGGATTCAGTCTTTTGATTCCCGCATTTCGAGAATTACTGAAAGTCAGAGTGGGTGAATGGGTTAAACAACGGGCGATGATGCAGGTTCAGGCTCAATCCAGTTTTCAGTCTGGCAGCGGAGGATTTCAGGACTTTACACAGCCGAGCCCTTCCGTAAAAGAAGAGGATATTATTGACGTCGAATTCGTTCGTAAAGAATCTTCAGAATCAGATTGA
- a CDS encoding class I SAM-dependent methyltransferase: MTEQTEPPMDMVFSFYEGVKRKGPGSEASTLKAFSLLHDLPELPRIVEFGCGAGVASIPLARSLPCHLSAVDIHQPFLDKLNAVTAREGLADRITTVKADMTNPPFANHSFDLIWSESAIYNVGYEHGLRLWKPLLKPAGYIAVTEAVWLTTEPPHNAKEFWDAEYPLMTTVDENLKRMCVSGFDPVDHFVLPSADWQNYYGPLQDHVNDFRSNRLTDATAQLFADSLQREIDVWKDCRDSFGYCFFIGKASEISRT; this comes from the coding sequence TTGACAGAACAGACTGAGCCACCGATGGATATGGTTTTCTCGTTTTACGAGGGAGTGAAACGTAAGGGACCAGGCAGTGAGGCATCTACTCTAAAAGCGTTTTCACTGCTACATGATCTGCCCGAACTTCCTCGAATTGTGGAGTTCGGATGCGGTGCGGGGGTCGCATCGATTCCATTGGCTCGAAGTCTCCCCTGTCACTTGTCAGCAGTGGACATTCACCAGCCATTTCTCGATAAATTGAATGCGGTAACCGCTCGTGAGGGACTGGCAGATCGGATCACGACCGTTAAAGCTGATATGACAAATCCACCTTTTGCAAACCACTCTTTTGATTTGATCTGGTCGGAAAGTGCAATCTACAATGTTGGATATGAGCATGGCTTGCGATTGTGGAAGCCTCTTTTGAAGCCAGCTGGGTATATCGCGGTAACAGAAGCCGTGTGGCTGACAACAGAACCACCACACAATGCGAAGGAGTTCTGGGATGCTGAATATCCCTTAATGACGACAGTGGATGAGAACCTGAAGAGAATGTGCGTTTCGGGATTTGATCCCGTTGATCACTTCGTCCTCCCATCAGCAGACTGGCAAAACTACTACGGCCCACTACAGGACCATGTAAATGATTTTCGGTCGAACCGTTTAACAGATGCAACAGCTCAATTATTCGCCGACAGCCTGCAGAGAGAAATCGATGTATGGAAGGATTGCAGAGACAGCTTCGGATATTGCTTTTTTATTGGCAAAGCGAGTGAAATCTCCAGAACCTGA
- a CDS encoding sigma-70 family RNA polymerase sigma factor, which yields MNGSSEIHQKTETGSGSIPNEQFVSLLARHHSLIRGFIGTLLPHQTDAEDVFQQTCLVLWRKWSTFDSEQSFSAWACGIAFYEVKNFQRVQSRDRHYFSEEVLSLIAEQQTSSLSETDQQKQALDDCIKKLDRENQQLILDCYHGQRTIKDVAEQLGRSSDAIYKKLSRLRLRLMDCMQQSLHSPEAGT from the coding sequence ATGAACGGCTCATCAGAAATACATCAAAAAACTGAAACAGGCTCAGGCTCGATTCCCAATGAGCAGTTTGTTTCATTGCTGGCCAGGCACCATAGTCTGATTCGTGGTTTCATCGGGACATTACTGCCTCATCAGACTGATGCCGAGGATGTGTTTCAGCAAACTTGTCTTGTTTTGTGGCGAAAATGGTCCACCTTTGATTCAGAACAGAGTTTTTCCGCATGGGCTTGTGGAATTGCTTTTTATGAAGTGAAAAATTTTCAGCGGGTCCAAAGTCGCGATCGGCACTATTTTTCTGAAGAAGTCCTTTCGCTCATTGCGGAACAACAAACAAGTTCACTCTCCGAAACAGATCAACAAAAGCAGGCACTCGACGACTGTATCAAAAAACTCGATCGTGAAAATCAGCAACTCATTCTCGATTGTTATCACGGACAACGCACAATAAAAGATGTTGCCGAACAATTAGGTCGTTCCAGTGATGCCATTTATAAGAAGTTATCTCGCTTACGACTTCGACTCATGGACTGTATGCAGCAGTCACTTCATTCACCGGAGGCCGGCACATGA
- a CDS encoding LamG-like jellyroll fold domain-containing protein yields the protein MKQNDSHKDRLIQLIDALLQGNISQDAHSELEQLLKEDPKQRQSYLDYMRVHAGLSVWATETRESDDWIPHPTHTVPQTRLGTPRFLLLLASSLVAATLLLSLAYYAGWNTRTNSEPFIADSPKTASEVETNSPKTDHIALLTQAVGVEWDTPRNLQTGAGLSAGWLKLKKGTIQVELISGASVLIEGPAAFELISPLKTFCKYGKVRASVPEQAQGFTIETSKLNVVDLGTEFTLSLEPSGDGQVQVIDGMVELHPSNQRKTPSNIQSLKTGEGVQFDQQGITNRLTEGMLPLINLEELSLLAEQQQQQQFTRWQKQNQSLKTDPSLIAYYDFEETSNWLRTLSNKSQHNKSSIDGAIVGCQWTSGRWPQKRALEFKRTSDRVRLHVPGEYQSLTFMAWVRIEGFDRWLSSLMLTDGYNPGNPHWQLSDQGEIILGIKEGGGKNYFSPVVLKPTDLGRWIFLVTVYDHQKKEVIHYLDGLPVSHHRLENPIPLVIGPAEIGNWRPKEHTGEHSIRSLNGRLDEFALFGRALSAEDILKLYEYGKPNS from the coding sequence ATGAAGCAAAATGATTCCCACAAAGATCGGTTAATCCAGCTCATTGATGCACTCCTGCAAGGAAACATCAGCCAGGATGCACATTCTGAACTGGAACAACTACTTAAAGAAGATCCAAAACAACGTCAGTCTTATTTAGATTACATGCGAGTCCATGCTGGTCTGTCAGTCTGGGCAACTGAGACTAGGGAATCTGATGATTGGATTCCACATCCGACACATACTGTGCCGCAAACCAGATTGGGAACTCCCCGTTTTCTGCTGTTACTGGCCTCTTCACTCGTTGCAGCCACACTATTGTTGTCACTGGCATACTATGCTGGCTGGAATACGCGCACCAATAGTGAACCATTCATCGCAGATTCCCCCAAAACCGCGTCCGAAGTTGAAACGAACTCACCAAAAACTGATCATATTGCGCTTTTAACGCAAGCAGTTGGCGTCGAATGGGACACTCCTCGCAATCTACAAACTGGCGCTGGTCTCTCTGCAGGCTGGTTGAAACTGAAAAAAGGAACGATTCAGGTCGAGTTGATCAGCGGTGCCTCGGTCCTGATTGAAGGTCCTGCTGCATTTGAGTTAATTTCCCCACTAAAAACGTTCTGCAAATATGGAAAAGTCCGGGCTTCCGTTCCCGAACAGGCTCAGGGGTTTACAATTGAAACATCAAAATTGAATGTCGTTGATCTGGGTACGGAATTCACTCTGTCCCTTGAACCATCAGGGGATGGGCAGGTTCAGGTCATTGATGGCATGGTGGAATTGCATCCGTCCAATCAAAGAAAAACTCCTTCCAATATTCAAAGCCTAAAAACCGGGGAAGGCGTGCAATTTGACCAACAGGGGATTACTAACCGTTTAACGGAAGGCATGTTACCTTTAATCAATCTGGAGGAGTTGTCGCTTCTGGCAGAGCAACAACAGCAACAACAATTTACCCGCTGGCAAAAACAGAATCAGAGTTTGAAAACGGATCCATCACTGATCGCTTATTACGATTTTGAAGAGACTTCAAACTGGTTAAGAACGCTCAGCAACAAAAGTCAGCACAATAAATCTTCAATCGATGGAGCAATTGTGGGCTGCCAGTGGACTTCGGGGCGCTGGCCTCAGAAACGCGCTCTGGAATTCAAACGGACCAGTGACCGTGTTCGCCTACATGTTCCCGGAGAGTATCAGTCTCTTACTTTCATGGCATGGGTCCGAATTGAAGGCTTTGACCGTTGGCTGAGTTCGCTCATGCTGACCGATGGTTACAATCCCGGTAATCCACACTGGCAGTTAAGTGATCAAGGCGAGATCATCCTGGGAATCAAAGAAGGGGGAGGGAAGAATTATTTCTCACCCGTGGTTTTGAAACCAACCGATCTTGGCCGCTGGATTTTTCTGGTGACCGTTTATGATCATCAGAAAAAAGAAGTGATTCACTATCTAGATGGCTTACCCGTAAGTCATCACCGACTTGAAAACCCGATTCCTCTGGTGATCGGTCCTGCAGAAATTGGAAATTGGCGACCGAAAGAACACACTGGCGAACATAGCATTCGAAGTTTAAATGGCCGTCTGGATGAATTTGCGTTATTTGGACGTGCCTTATCTGCTGAGGATATTTTAAAGCTATATGAATATGGAAAACCCAATTCCTGA
- a CDS encoding T6SS immunity protein Tdi1 domain-containing protein has translation MAITMNDLTISPEGIDFDSLLSDWTWAMPEPLRPVLLTAMGDVFAQSESGAVYFIDMVEGLVIPIADDGPSFQGLLSDTQFVTDHFFPSRVVQLRNAGKNLESQKVYSHKQPLVLGGNDDSDNVEVTDVGVHVSIHGQIHQQVKDLPDGTPISDIKIE, from the coding sequence ATGGCGATCACAATGAATGATCTCACGATTAGTCCTGAAGGTATTGATTTCGACTCTCTTCTGAGCGACTGGACATGGGCAATGCCTGAACCGCTGAGACCTGTCCTGCTCACGGCGATGGGTGATGTCTTTGCTCAAAGTGAATCAGGAGCCGTCTACTTCATCGACATGGTTGAAGGCCTCGTCATACCTATTGCCGACGATGGTCCTTCGTTTCAGGGATTACTTTCCGATACACAATTCGTGACCGACCACTTTTTTCCATCGCGCGTTGTGCAATTACGCAATGCGGGAAAAAATCTAGAATCACAAAAGGTCTACAGCCATAAACAACCGCTTGTACTTGGCGGGAACGATGATAGTGATAATGTTGAGGTAACGGATGTTGGGGTTCATGTCAGTATCCATGGACAAATCCACCAGCAGGTCAAAGATCTACCAGATGGAACACCCATCTCAGACATCAAGATCGAATGA
- a CDS encoding beta-ketoacyl-[acyl-carrier-protein] synthase family protein, which produces MQESMDAQSRIVITGIGLTAPNGNNLGEFRQSLLEGRSGVVDYNIRYMGDVLAGVCDFDELKYQKRKEVRRGTRAGSIAIYCANEAVNQSKLDWENVPRDRVGVYLGITEHGNVETENEVYEISQFDYDTKVWSHHHNPRTVANNPAGEVTLNLGITGPHLTLGAACAAGNAGFIQGVQMLRLNEVDLALCGGVSESIHTFGIFASFQSQGALATHDDPVKACRPFDVNRNGIVVAEGGAVCTLERLPDALARGATIYGEIVGYAMNSDASDFVLPNSSRQAECIHLALNRAGLQPSDIDIVSSHATATTQGDIEEAKALANVFADCPDLAINNTKSFIGHAMGAAGALEMLGNLPAFDDGIAHATLNLDEVDPECELPQLVPNQPRQMERVECILNNSFGMLGINSVLIIKKYTD; this is translated from the coding sequence ATGCAGGAATCAATGGATGCTCAAAGCCGAATCGTCATTACAGGAATTGGCTTGACGGCTCCGAATGGCAACAATTTAGGAGAATTTCGGCAAAGTCTGTTGGAAGGCCGTTCCGGTGTTGTTGATTACAACATTCGTTATATGGGAGATGTTCTGGCCGGTGTCTGCGATTTTGATGAATTAAAGTATCAAAAGCGAAAAGAAGTCCGTCGGGGAACACGCGCAGGATCAATTGCCATTTATTGTGCGAATGAGGCGGTGAATCAATCCAAACTCGATTGGGAAAATGTGCCTCGGGATCGTGTAGGCGTTTATCTGGGGATTACTGAACACGGAAATGTCGAGACGGAAAACGAAGTCTACGAAATATCTCAGTTTGATTATGATACTAAGGTCTGGTCTCATCATCATAATCCAAGAACGGTCGCCAATAATCCGGCAGGTGAGGTGACACTGAATTTAGGAATCACGGGGCCACATCTGACGTTGGGGGCCGCTTGTGCTGCGGGGAATGCAGGCTTTATTCAAGGCGTGCAGATGCTGCGCTTGAACGAAGTTGATCTGGCGTTATGCGGTGGCGTTTCCGAGAGCATTCACACATTCGGCATTTTTGCCAGCTTCCAGAGTCAGGGGGCACTTGCCACTCACGATGACCCAGTCAAAGCCTGCCGCCCTTTTGATGTGAACCGAAACGGGATTGTTGTTGCAGAAGGGGGAGCAGTGTGTACGTTAGAGCGTCTTCCCGATGCACTGGCTCGCGGTGCTACAATTTACGGGGAAATCGTAGGTTATGCCATGAATTCCGATGCCAGTGATTTTGTACTTCCTAATTCTTCTCGACAGGCAGAATGTATCCATCTGGCTCTCAATCGTGCTGGTTTGCAACCCTCTGATATTGATATCGTCAGCAGTCATGCCACGGCGACGACTCAGGGAGACATTGAGGAGGCCAAAGCACTGGCAAACGTATTTGCTGACTGCCCTGATCTTGCCATCAACAATACGAAAAGCTTTATCGGCCATGCGATGGGAGCCGCTGGTGCTCTGGAAATGTTGGGGAATCTTCCCGCATTTGATGATGGGATAGCCCACGCAACATTGAATCTGGACGAAGTTGATCCGGAATGTGAATTACCCCAACTTGTTCCCAATCAGCCACGTCAGATGGAGCGGGTCGAATGCATTCTGAACAACTCTTTTGGCATGCTGGGAATCAATTCGGTCCTGATTATCAAAAAGTATACTGACTGA
- a CDS encoding acyl carrier protein, whose protein sequence is MAPEQIRSVILDILARIAPDEDLSELDDSVPFRDQMELDSMDFLDIVMELRKLYRVQIPEEDYGELVTMDSTVTYLTPILKDAESTV, encoded by the coding sequence ATGGCGCCGGAACAAATCAGATCGGTAATCTTGGATATCTTAGCGCGAATTGCTCCCGATGAGGATCTTTCGGAGCTTGATGATAGTGTTCCTTTTCGTGATCAAATGGAATTAGACAGTATGGATTTTCTGGATATCGTGATGGAGTTGCGTAAACTTTATCGTGTCCAGATTCCAGAAGAAGATTATGGTGAGTTGGTAACAATGGATAGCACTGTGACCTACCTGACTCCAATCCTGAAGGATGCGGAAAGCACCGTCTGA
- a CDS encoding phytoene desaturase family protein — translation MSYDSIIIGAGLSGLAAGIRLAYYGKQVCILERHTTIGGLNSFYRLRGRNHDVGLHAVTNYSPPGGKRGPLNKILRQLRFQWEDFDLSPQCGSSVVFPGHTLRFNNQFDYFEAQIAEQFPQQIDGFRNLVTEIDTHNIGDLGQTWISARERMVAHISDPLLINMLLCPLMFYGSPSEHDMDFNQFVIMFRSIYQEGFARPYKGIRLILKNLVKKFKSLGGELKLRAGVKQLLTDGNHISGVMLDDGQVLEAKNVLSSAGSAETLEMCGADVPQDDRFTPGEISFVETISVLDRQPAELGHDETIVFYNDSEDFYYEQSKEPVDIRSGIICSPNNFEYNQPLEEGSIRITALANPDYWMSLPEEKYIAEKEHWYDQILKSSLRFIPDFRPHVTDVDTFTPRTIKKFTGHINGCVYGAPQKILDGTTPFNNLFLCGTDQGFLGIIGSMLSGISIANLHLLNPK, via the coding sequence ATGAGTTATGATTCAATCATCATTGGTGCTGGCCTCTCCGGGTTGGCTGCTGGAATCCGGCTGGCCTATTATGGGAAGCAGGTGTGCATTCTTGAAAGGCACACCACGATTGGCGGGCTGAACTCGTTCTATCGCCTGAGAGGTCGAAATCACGATGTGGGTCTGCACGCCGTCACCAACTACTCCCCTCCTGGTGGAAAACGGGGACCACTCAATAAAATTCTCAGGCAACTTCGTTTTCAATGGGAAGATTTTGACTTAAGCCCGCAATGCGGTTCTTCGGTTGTCTTTCCAGGTCATACACTCCGCTTTAATAATCAATTCGATTATTTCGAAGCACAAATTGCCGAACAGTTTCCGCAGCAGATTGATGGCTTTCGTAATCTGGTTACGGAGATTGACACGCACAATATCGGTGATCTGGGACAAACCTGGATATCTGCCCGAGAACGCATGGTGGCTCACATTTCTGATCCACTCCTGATAAATATGCTGCTTTGCCCGCTCATGTTTTATGGGAGCCCTTCCGAACATGATATGGACTTCAACCAGTTCGTCATTATGTTTCGCAGTATTTACCAGGAAGGATTTGCCCGTCCTTATAAAGGGATTCGTCTGATTCTCAAAAACCTGGTCAAAAAATTTAAATCTTTGGGAGGCGAACTCAAACTACGGGCCGGTGTGAAGCAACTTCTGACGGATGGAAATCATATTTCAGGTGTGATGCTCGATGATGGTCAGGTTCTCGAAGCAAAAAATGTGCTTTCTTCAGCCGGTTCCGCGGAAACATTAGAAATGTGCGGCGCAGACGTGCCTCAAGATGATCGATTTACTCCCGGTGAAATTTCGTTTGTTGAAACGATTTCCGTTCTCGATCGGCAACCAGCCGAACTGGGACACGACGAAACGATCGTGTTCTATAATGACTCAGAAGACTTCTACTACGAGCAGTCAAAAGAACCGGTCGACATCCGCAGTGGCATCATCTGCTCTCCCAATAACTTTGAATACAATCAGCCATTGGAAGAGGGATCGATCCGGATCACAGCTCTGGCAAATCCCGATTATTGGATGAGTCTGCCTGAGGAAAAATACATCGCGGAGAAAGAACATTGGTATGATCAGATTCTGAAGTCATCCCTGAGGTTTATACCTGATTTCCGCCCTCACGTGACCGACGTCGATACCTTCACTCCGCGGACCATCAAAAAATTCACAGGCCATATTAATGGTTGTGTCTACGGGGCACCTCAGAAAATTCTGGACGGCACAACGCCGTTCAATAATTTATTCTTGTGTGGTACTGATCAGGGGTTTCTGGGAATTATTGGCTCCATGCTCTCCGGAATCAGCATTGCGAATCTCCATTTACTCAACCCAAAATGA
- a CDS encoding 3-hydroxyacyl-ACP dehydratase FabZ family protein — MNLDDIKACIPHREPFLWLDEIVSLEENGIHARKLVSPDSDFFQGHYPDNPILPGVFLCEAAMQASAVFIAKLGVETGDKVPVATRLNNTKFRRMVKPGETLDIHVNLKERLGAAYFFTGKIMVGGETAARLEFAVTATDK; from the coding sequence GTGAATCTGGATGATATCAAAGCCTGCATTCCTCACCGCGAACCTTTTTTATGGTTGGATGAAATCGTCTCGCTGGAAGAAAACGGAATTCATGCCCGGAAATTAGTTTCTCCCGATTCTGATTTCTTTCAAGGTCATTATCCCGACAACCCGATTCTGCCCGGTGTTTTTCTTTGTGAAGCGGCCATGCAGGCATCTGCTGTGTTTATCGCAAAATTAGGTGTTGAAACCGGCGATAAAGTTCCCGTGGCAACCCGCTTGAACAATACCAAGTTTCGACGCATGGTGAAGCCAGGCGAAACGTTGGACATCCATGTGAACTTAAAGGAGCGTTTAGGGGCGGCCTACTTTTTTACAGGTAAGATTATGGTCGGCGGTGAGACCGCCGCCCGACTGGAGTTCGCTGTTACCGCGACCGATAAATAA